The following proteins come from a genomic window of Pseudomonas sp. MAG733B:
- the eutC gene encoding ethanolamine ammonia-lyase subunit EutC, translated as MEKPPYDPHNPWLELRRLTPARIALGRTGTSMPTRAQLDFQYAHAQARDAVHLPFDHPALRSQLAERGHESVLLHSAAIDRYSYLQRPDLGRKLSGDSAQVLRDYASANPGGVDLVIVIADGLSALAVHRHTLPFLARLEEQVRAENWTVAPVILVEQGRVAVADEVGELLGAKMTVILIGERPGLSSPDSLGLYFTYNPKVGLTDAYRNCISNVRLEGLSYGMAAHRLLYLMREACRRQLSGVNLKDEAQVQTLESDAGADMKGNFLLSPPEA; from the coding sequence ATGGAAAAACCACCCTACGATCCGCACAACCCATGGCTGGAGCTGCGACGCCTGACACCGGCACGAATTGCCCTGGGTCGCACCGGCACCAGCATGCCAACACGCGCACAACTGGACTTCCAATACGCCCATGCGCAGGCGCGGGACGCGGTGCATCTGCCCTTCGACCATCCGGCCCTGCGCTCGCAACTGGCCGAACGCGGGCATGAAAGCGTTTTGCTGCATAGCGCGGCAATTGACCGATACAGCTATCTGCAACGCCCCGATCTGGGGCGTAAGTTGAGCGGCGATTCGGCTCAGGTGTTGCGCGATTACGCCTCGGCCAATCCTGGCGGGGTCGATTTGGTCATCGTGATCGCGGATGGCCTGTCAGCTTTGGCGGTTCATCGTCATACACTGCCATTTCTGGCGCGGCTGGAAGAGCAAGTGCGCGCTGAAAACTGGACCGTCGCCCCAGTGATTCTGGTGGAACAGGGCCGAGTCGCCGTCGCCGATGAAGTCGGCGAACTGCTGGGCGCAAAAATGACGGTGATCCTGATTGGCGAACGCCCCGGCCTCAGCTCGCCCGACAGCCTGGGGTTATATTTCACCTACAATCCCAAGGTCGGCCTGACGGACGCCTACCGCAACTGCATCTCCAATGTGCGTCTTGAAGGCTTGAGCTACGGCATGGCGGCACACCGTTTGCTGTATCTGATGCGCGAAGCCTGTCGGCGGCAGCTATCGGGGGTCAATTTAAAGGACGAAGCGCAAGTTCAGACGCTGGAGTCAGACGCCGGTGCGGACATGAAAGGTAATTTCCTACTGAGTCCGCCGGAAGCCTGA
- a CDS encoding macro domain-containing protein produces MIRFTQGNLLEARTEALVNTVNTVGVMGKGIALMFKERFAQNYRLYATACKAGEVETGKMHVTASNELDGPRWIVNFPTKRHWRSPSQMPWITEGLHDLRRFLLENDVKSVAIPPLGAGNGGLKWPEVREQIVEVLGDLDADVLVFEPSNQYLNVAKRTGVEKLTPARALIAELVRRYWVLGMECSLLEIQKLAWFLERAIEKLPDTENPLNLKFVAHKYGPYANRLEHLLDNLDGSYLHCDKRISDAGISDVIWFDQERKAFLQTYLKTEAKEYSQALERTAQLIDGFESPFGMELLATVDWLLSQEGVSATVPAVREALKHWDGGAGAAARKSKLFDDQALDIALKRLISSSFRPELAA; encoded by the coding sequence ATGATCAGATTCACCCAAGGCAACCTGTTGGAAGCCCGAACCGAAGCCCTCGTCAACACCGTGAACACTGTGGGTGTGATGGGTAAGGGCATCGCATTGATGTTCAAAGAACGCTTTGCGCAGAATTACCGCTTGTACGCAACGGCGTGCAAAGCCGGTGAAGTGGAAACCGGCAAAATGCACGTGACGGCCAGCAACGAACTCGATGGCCCTCGCTGGATTGTGAATTTCCCTACCAAACGCCACTGGCGCTCTCCGTCGCAGATGCCGTGGATTACCGAAGGCTTACATGATCTGCGACGGTTTTTGCTTGAAAACGATGTGAAATCCGTCGCGATCCCTCCGTTAGGTGCTGGCAATGGCGGCTTGAAATGGCCTGAAGTCCGTGAACAGATTGTCGAAGTCTTGGGGGATCTGGATGCTGATGTCTTGGTGTTCGAGCCTTCCAACCAATATTTGAATGTCGCCAAACGTACGGGCGTAGAAAAACTCACGCCAGCCCGCGCTCTTATCGCCGAATTGGTTCGGCGCTACTGGGTTTTAGGCATGGAGTGCAGTCTGCTGGAGATCCAGAAGCTGGCCTGGTTTCTCGAGCGCGCTATTGAGAAGTTGCCGGATACCGAGAACCCTCTGAATTTGAAGTTTGTCGCACATAAGTATGGCCCGTACGCCAACCGGCTGGAACATCTACTCGATAACCTTGATGGCAGCTATCTGCACTGTGACAAGCGCATCAGTGACGCTGGCATTAGCGATGTGATCTGGTTTGATCAAGAGCGCAAAGCCTTTTTGCAGACATATCTCAAGACTGAGGCCAAGGAGTATTCTCAGGCGCTGGAGCGCACAGCTCAACTGATCGACGGTTTTGAATCCCCGTTCGGCATGGAGTTGTTGGCGACGGTTGATTGGCTGTTGAGCCAGGAAGGGGTATCTGCGACCGTTCCTGCGGTGCGCGAAGCATTGAAGCATTGGGACGGTGGCGCTGGTGCTGCTGCTCGCAAGAGCAAACTGTTCGATGATCAGGCACTTGATATTGCGCTCAAGCGCCTGATCTCCAGCAGTTTCCGGCCTGAATTAGCGGCCTGA
- a CDS encoding DedA family protein has protein sequence MDFNPLDLVLHLDVYLDLLVTNYGPWIYAILFLVIFCETGLVVMPFLPGDSLLFIAGAVAAGGGMDPVLLGGLLMLAAILGDSTNYVIGRTAGERLFSNPNSKIFRRDYLQQTHDFYEKHGGKTVTLARFLPIIRTFAPFVAGVARMPYPRFFAFSVLGTILWVGGLVTLGYFFGNVPFIKSNLSLLVVGIILLSLVPMIIGVVRSRFGGSNSKTAPH, from the coding sequence ATGGATTTCAACCCGCTCGATCTCGTCTTGCATCTCGATGTGTACCTCGACTTGCTGGTCACCAACTACGGGCCATGGATCTACGCGATTCTGTTTCTGGTGATCTTCTGTGAAACCGGCCTGGTGGTGATGCCCTTCCTGCCCGGCGATTCGCTGCTGTTCATCGCTGGCGCCGTGGCGGCCGGTGGCGGCATGGATCCGGTGTTGCTGGGCGGTTTGCTGATGCTCGCGGCGATTCTCGGTGACAGTACCAACTACGTCATCGGACGAACGGCCGGCGAACGCTTGTTCAGCAATCCGAATTCGAAGATCTTCCGTCGCGACTACCTGCAGCAAACCCACGATTTCTATGAAAAGCACGGCGGCAAAACCGTGACGCTGGCGCGTTTCCTGCCGATCATTCGCACCTTTGCCCCGTTCGTCGCCGGCGTAGCAAGAATGCCGTATCCGCGCTTCTTCGCCTTCAGCGTCCTCGGCACCATCCTGTGGGTCGGTGGCCTGGTCACTCTGGGCTACTTCTTCGGTAACGTACCGTTCATCAAGTCGAACCTGTCGCTGCTGGTGGTGGGCATCATCCTGCTGTCGCTGGTACCAATGATCATCGGCGTGGTCCGCAGCCGCTTCGGCGGCTCAAACTCCAAAACCGCACCGCACTGA
- a CDS encoding S24 family peptidase, whose protein sequence is MKKNTSGPRFRALLRLASITTSGFAEFLNTAPQNVHNWYTRGVPAHCMEEVAMRLSVNSEWLKTGEGQKDARHLRLLDETGNTFDAQAIRGVYTVIEPTDVELPLYKETATAPGSKKNHVVEDPSQSIRLPRGHLDSLEINHADAICAHMIGNSMAEKIEDGSTLAIDRGLTQIVDGEIYAIEHDGMLRIKYLHRVPGNAIRMRSHNSAQYPDEIFRAAQIEEQNIRVLGWVFWWSTLNKRRPEVPFL, encoded by the coding sequence ATGAAAAAGAACACTAGCGGCCCACGCTTTCGAGCGCTCCTACGACTTGCCAGCATCACGACTTCCGGATTTGCCGAGTTTTTGAACACGGCACCGCAAAATGTCCATAACTGGTACACCCGCGGTGTACCCGCCCACTGCATGGAAGAAGTCGCCATGCGACTCTCCGTGAACAGTGAATGGCTGAAAACCGGTGAGGGTCAGAAAGATGCCAGACACCTGCGCCTGCTCGACGAAACTGGCAACACCTTCGACGCTCAGGCCATTCGCGGTGTCTACACGGTCATCGAGCCCACAGACGTCGAACTGCCCCTTTATAAAGAAACCGCCACGGCCCCAGGCTCCAAAAAAAACCACGTCGTCGAAGACCCCAGCCAGTCCATCCGCCTGCCCCGCGGCCACCTCGACTCACTGGAAATCAACCACGCCGACGCCATCTGCGCCCACATGATCGGGAACAGCATGGCCGAGAAAATTGAAGACGGCTCAACCCTGGCGATTGACCGAGGCTTGACCCAGATTGTCGATGGCGAAATCTACGCGATCGAACATGACGGCATGTTGCGTATCAAATACCTGCATCGTGTTCCGGGCAATGCCATACGCATGCGCAGCCACAACAGCGCGCAATACCCGGACGAAATCTTCAGGGCCGCACAAATCGAAGAACAAAATATTCGGGTATTGGGCTGGGTGTTCTGGTGGTCGACACTGAACAAGCGCAGGCCGGAGGTGCCGTTCCTGTAA
- the ppa gene encoding inorganic diphosphatase has translation MSYSKIPAGKDLPNDIYVAIEIPANHAPIKYEIDKDSDCLFVDRFMATPMFYPANYGYIPNTLADDGDPLDVLVVTPYPVAPGSVIRARPVGILNMTDDGGGDAKVIAVPHDKLSQLYVDVKEYTDLPALLIQQIEHFFANYKDLEKGKWVKIEGWAGADAAREAITKSVAAYKG, from the coding sequence ATGAGCTACAGCAAGATTCCGGCTGGCAAAGACCTGCCGAACGACATCTACGTCGCGATCGAGATTCCGGCCAACCACGCGCCGATCAAATACGAAATCGACAAAGACAGCGATTGCCTGTTCGTTGACCGTTTCATGGCCACCCCAATGTTCTACCCGGCCAACTACGGTTACATCCCGAACACTCTGGCTGACGACGGTGATCCCCTCGACGTGCTGGTCGTGACCCCTTACCCGGTTGCTCCAGGTTCCGTGATCCGCGCTCGTCCGGTCGGCATCCTGAACATGACCGACGACGGCGGCGGCGATGCCAAAGTGATCGCAGTTCCACACGACAAGCTGTCCCAGCTGTACGTCGACGTGAAGGAATACACCGACCTGCCAGCGCTGCTGATCCAACAGATCGAGCACTTCTTCGCGAACTACAAAGATCTCGAAAAAGGCAAATGGGTGAAGATCGAAGGCTGGGCCGGCGCAGACGCCGCCCGCGAAGCGATCACCAAGTCGGTTGCCGCTTACAAAGGCTAA
- a CDS encoding DUF4433 domain-containing protein — MNYTSLNPEKALIWRIVHRDNLPWILDNGLHCANSTTQASQYVNIGNVDLIDKRRTRRVPIAPEGVLADYVPFYFTPFSVMMQNIHSGWSVQQRTNDEIVILVSSLHRVEKLGLPFVFTNAHAYPDWTDYYSDLANLDQIDWSILQRRDFKRDPDDPRKMERYQAEALIHHHLPITGLLGIMCHTDAMKVRIEKDVAARGLTLPVHARPKWYFQ, encoded by the coding sequence ATGAACTACACCAGCCTGAATCCAGAGAAAGCTCTGATTTGGCGTATCGTCCATCGCGATAACCTGCCCTGGATTCTGGACAACGGTCTGCATTGCGCAAACTCGACGACGCAGGCATCGCAGTACGTGAACATTGGTAACGTCGACTTGATCGATAAACGCCGAACTCGTCGGGTGCCTATTGCACCAGAAGGTGTGCTGGCCGACTACGTGCCCTTCTATTTCACGCCCTTCTCGGTGATGATGCAGAATATTCACTCTGGCTGGAGTGTTCAGCAACGCACTAACGACGAGATCGTGATTCTGGTCTCCAGTCTCCACCGTGTTGAAAAGCTTGGCCTACCGTTTGTCTTCACAAACGCACATGCCTACCCGGATTGGACAGACTATTACAGCGATCTGGCGAATCTCGACCAGATCGATTGGTCTATCCTTCAACGGCGCGACTTCAAGCGCGATCCTGATGATCCTCGCAAAATGGAGCGCTATCAGGCTGAAGCGCTGATCCACCATCACTTACCGATTACGGGACTGCTGGGCATCATGTGCCACACAGATGCAATGAAAGTACGCATAGAAAAAGACGTCGCCGCTAGAGGCCTGACGCTACCTGTCCATGCGCGGCCCAAATGGTATTTCCAATGA
- a CDS encoding DarT ssDNA thymidine ADP-ribosyltransferase family protein: MSEANIRDQFFVYHLTAVENLDGIFKDGLKPRANLENFTDVADSEILKKRKAHNLDRFVPFHWFAANPFDGRVQLSRPQEKFVLISVFRKFAKQNDWKIVPRHPLADDDIQLLDYNSGFEAIDWALMNTRAYQNSECKSVCMAECLSPDVVNPKTFSRIYVPNEEVKLLCEAKMREPRLTTPISVNPGMFL, encoded by the coding sequence ATGTCGGAAGCTAACATCAGGGATCAATTCTTCGTATACCACCTCACCGCTGTCGAGAATCTGGATGGTATTTTCAAAGACGGCTTAAAGCCCCGCGCTAACCTTGAAAATTTTACCGATGTAGCAGACAGCGAAATTCTCAAAAAGCGTAAAGCTCATAACCTTGATCGCTTTGTACCTTTCCATTGGTTCGCTGCGAACCCATTTGATGGACGGGTACAGCTCAGTCGACCGCAAGAGAAATTTGTCCTGATTTCGGTGTTTCGGAAATTCGCCAAACAGAACGACTGGAAAATTGTTCCACGGCATCCTCTCGCTGATGATGACATTCAGTTGCTCGACTACAACTCAGGCTTTGAAGCCATCGATTGGGCGCTGATGAATACTCGGGCTTATCAGAATTCCGAATGCAAGAGCGTCTGCATGGCGGAATGCCTTTCTCCTGATGTGGTAAACCCCAAAACCTTTTCGAGGATTTATGTTCCCAACGAGGAGGTCAAGTTGCTTTGTGAGGCTAAAATGCGCGAGCCCAGACTTACGACCCCCATCAGTGTGAATCCCGGAATGTTCTTATAA
- a CDS encoding restriction endonuclease has translation MSVPTYDQFIEPILRFLATKPEGAIARDAHEAAAKMLQLTEAQREELIASGQATYKNRSGWAHDRLKRAGLSSSAKRGYWKLTEAGAQYAKEHAFPLSAKDVERLAIGYMNVKLKVAPDAEPLDDQPNVEPDLASATESPDDRLERALKELRDATAADVLDNLLQVSPSRFEVIVLDVLHRLGYGASRNDLQRVGGSGDAGIDGIISLDKLGLEKVYVQAKRWQNTVGRPELQAFYGALAGQKAKRGVFITTSGFTAHAVDFAKSVDGIVLVDGTRLVHLMMDHEVGVTSRLLRLPALDRDYFDEE, from the coding sequence ATGTCCGTTCCAACCTACGACCAGTTCATAGAACCGATCCTGCGGTTTCTCGCGACAAAACCCGAGGGTGCGATCGCTCGGGATGCCCACGAAGCGGCAGCCAAAATGTTGCAATTAACAGAAGCGCAGCGTGAGGAACTGATCGCGAGTGGTCAGGCGACCTATAAGAACCGTTCAGGTTGGGCACACGATCGCCTCAAACGCGCCGGCCTTTCGAGCAGTGCCAAGCGCGGCTATTGGAAGCTGACTGAGGCGGGTGCGCAGTATGCCAAAGAGCATGCATTTCCACTTTCAGCAAAAGACGTGGAGCGTTTAGCAATCGGATACATGAATGTGAAGCTGAAAGTAGCGCCTGACGCTGAACCGCTGGATGACCAGCCAAACGTTGAGCCAGATCTGGCTTCCGCCACCGAAAGCCCCGACGACCGACTGGAGCGAGCGCTAAAGGAATTGCGCGATGCCACGGCGGCTGACGTTTTGGACAACTTGTTGCAAGTCAGCCCCAGCCGCTTTGAAGTGATCGTGCTGGATGTGCTTCATCGTCTGGGTTACGGAGCCAGCCGCAATGACCTGCAACGTGTTGGCGGCTCTGGTGACGCGGGCATCGATGGCATTATTTCGCTCGACAAATTAGGCCTTGAAAAGGTTTACGTTCAGGCCAAACGCTGGCAGAACACCGTAGGTCGCCCTGAACTGCAGGCGTTCTATGGCGCGCTCGCCGGGCAAAAAGCCAAGCGCGGAGTGTTCATCACAACGTCTGGCTTTACGGCGCACGCTGTTGACTTCGCCAAATCGGTGGACGGTATTGTTTTGGTAGACGGTACGCGGCTGGTACATCTGATGATGGATCATGAGGTGGGCGTGACATCTCGACTGTTACGGTTGCCGGCGCTGGATCGCGATTATTTTGATGAGGAATGA
- a CDS encoding M90 family metallopeptidase, translated as MWSLGAWRRRRTLAKHPIADEMWQRVRHHLSFLDGISTAEDQWLREACVLFLEDKHLTALPGVELHQEQRLLLAAQAQLPLLHLGDLNWYQGFHEIILYPDDFLSPQRHRDASGVEHEWDGEHSGEAWQQGPVILAWPGVIASGGWEGYNLVIHELAHKLDMLNGNANGLPPLHPDMRVSDWAKVMQEAYDDLDRQLERNPDAETAIDPYAAENPAEFFAVTSEYFFSAPDLLHEAYPQVYEQLKLFYRQDPLGRLKQLQAHDPVYQPHD; from the coding sequence ATGTGGTCCCTTGGCGCATGGCGACGCCGGCGTACCTTGGCCAAGCACCCGATTGCCGACGAGATGTGGCAACGGGTGCGCCATCATCTGAGCTTTCTTGATGGCATCAGCACCGCCGAAGACCAATGGCTGCGCGAAGCCTGCGTGCTGTTCCTCGAAGACAAACACCTGACCGCCCTGCCCGGCGTCGAACTGCATCAGGAGCAACGCCTGCTGCTCGCTGCCCAGGCACAGTTGCCGTTGCTGCACCTGGGCGATCTGAACTGGTATCAGGGTTTTCACGAAATCATTCTCTATCCCGACGACTTCCTCAGCCCCCAGCGCCATCGCGACGCCAGTGGCGTCGAGCACGAGTGGGACGGCGAGCACAGCGGTGAAGCCTGGCAGCAAGGGCCGGTCATCCTCGCCTGGCCCGGCGTCATTGCCAGTGGCGGCTGGGAAGGCTACAACCTGGTGATCCACGAGCTCGCGCACAAACTCGACATGCTCAACGGCAACGCCAACGGCCTGCCGCCGCTGCACCCCGACATGCGGGTCAGCGACTGGGCCAAAGTCATGCAGGAAGCCTACGACGACCTCGATCGGCAGCTGGAGCGCAACCCCGACGCCGAAACCGCCATCGATCCCTATGCCGCGGAAAACCCGGCCGAGTTCTTCGCCGTCACCAGCGAATACTTCTTCAGCGCCCCGGATTTGCTGCATGAAGCTTATCCACAGGTATACGAGCAGTTGAAGCTGTTCTACCGCCAGGACCCGCTCGGAAGATTGAAGCAACTTCAGGCGCACGATCCGGTCTATCAGCCACACGACTAA
- a CDS encoding GNAT family N-acetyltransferase has product MRIIQATLEHLDLLTPLFVKYREFYGSLPYPDSSRAFLEKRLRRKESVIYLALADDDDKLMGFCQLYPSFSSLSLKRVWILNDIYVAEDARRQLVADHLIRTAKKMAKETNAVRMRVSTSSNNEVAQKTYESIGFKEDTEFKNYVLPISDEL; this is encoded by the coding sequence ATGCGGATTATTCAAGCGACCCTCGAACACCTGGATTTGCTGACCCCGTTGTTCGTCAAATATCGCGAGTTTTATGGTTCCCTGCCGTATCCGGACTCGTCCCGGGCGTTCCTCGAAAAACGCCTGCGCCGTAAGGAGTCGGTCATTTACCTGGCTTTGGCCGATGATGACGACAAACTGATGGGTTTCTGTCAGCTTTACCCGAGTTTTTCTTCGCTTTCACTCAAGCGTGTGTGGATTCTCAACGACATCTATGTCGCCGAGGACGCCCGTCGCCAGTTGGTGGCCGACCATCTGATCCGTACCGCGAAGAAAATGGCCAAGGAAACCAATGCCGTGCGCATGCGGGTTTCCACCAGCAGCAATAATGAAGTTGCGCAGAAAACCTACGAATCGATCGGGTTCAAGGAAGACACCGAGTTCAAGAACTACGTATTGCCGATCAGCGACGAGTTGTAA
- a CDS encoding DUF2135 domain-containing protein, which produces MTLRYPQVLLLLCSLSALPLAMAQGVKLDTPSGGWRTGAPEGEGESFRQTVNYPASSVNTPAGQANTARISGQIHATPKSAEPGRLIVNGVSMPLKIDPAGRFDRPFSFPKGSNSVEVRSPDGQQRHRTQFLNTSGGATPAKLRVLLAWDSDGTDLDLHLITPDGAHIWYGDRIAPNGAALDVDVTTGYGPEIFAMPAPIKGQYLVYVNYFGGGYRSDEEGQEDAVQPLTTAQVTVITEEGTPSEKMETFLVPMRAVGELTLVKGFSYP; this is translated from the coding sequence ATGACACTCCGTTATCCGCAGGTCTTGCTGTTGCTCTGTTCGTTGTCGGCGTTGCCGCTGGCGATGGCGCAAGGCGTCAAACTCGACACGCCTTCTGGAGGCTGGCGAACCGGCGCACCGGAGGGCGAGGGCGAAAGTTTTCGTCAGACCGTCAACTATCCCGCCTCGTCGGTAAACACCCCGGCCGGGCAAGCCAACACAGCGCGAATCAGCGGCCAGATTCACGCCACACCGAAATCCGCCGAGCCCGGTCGGCTGATCGTCAACGGCGTCAGCATGCCGCTGAAGATCGACCCCGCCGGCCGTTTCGACCGCCCGTTCTCATTTCCCAAGGGCAGCAACAGCGTCGAAGTGCGCAGCCCTGACGGACAACAGCGCCACCGCACGCAGTTCCTCAATACCAGCGGCGGCGCCACCCCGGCCAAACTCCGCGTTTTACTGGCCTGGGACAGCGACGGCACCGACCTCGACTTGCACCTCATCACCCCCGACGGCGCCCACATCTGGTACGGCGACCGCATCGCGCCTAACGGCGCGGCACTCGATGTCGACGTCACCACCGGCTACGGCCCGGAAATCTTCGCCATGCCCGCGCCGATCAAAGGGCAGTACCTGGTGTATGTGAACTACTTCGGCGGCGGCTATCGCAGCGATGAAGAAGGGCAGGAGGATGCCGTACAACCGCTGACCACAGCGCAGGTGACGGTGATCACGGAAGAGGGGACGCCGAGCGAGAAGATGGAGACTTTTCTGGTGCCGATGCGGGCGGTGGGGGAGTTGACGTTGGTTAAGGGGTTTAGTTATCCGTGA